The following is a genomic window from Verrucomicrobiota bacterium.
GGCGCGGTTTCGAGGACGGCGCGAAACTCTTCACGGGTTTGAATCCGCCGGGTTTTGAACGAAATCTCCTCGTCGCGCAACGCCGCCTCCATCGCCTCCGCGTCGCGCGCGATGTCTTCGATGATGACGATGTCCAGTTCCTTGTTCATGCGCGATGGAGTGTTCGGGTTTCTGTCTGGTTTTTAACTCCGCTGCCCCTGCGGGTCGAGCGAAAACCAGAGGTCTTGATCGAGTCCTCAACCGCGACAAACTTCTGCTCTTGGACTATCAATTTCAAATCACCGTCCCATGCGGTATGATCCCATTCTTGGGAATGACCACGATGCCGTCGCGAATGAAATAAAGCGGATGATCGACATTCTGCGGTTTGCCCGCTGGCGAAATCGTGACGTTGTCACCGATACGGGCATTCTTATCAATGATGGCATTTTCGATGCGGGTGTTCTGGCCGACGCCGATCCGCGGCACGCCCGCCGCCTCATATTCCAGAATGGAGTTGTACGACTCGTAATAATCGCACCCGAGCAAGATGACCCGCTTCAATTCGCTGCCGGCGCCCACGATGCTGCGGATGCCGACGATGCTCTGAATGATTTTGGCGTGGTTGATGATACATCCGTCGGAAATCACGGCGTGGTCGATCTGCGCCCCGTTGATTTTGGACGCCGGCAGAAAGCGGGGCCGGCTGAAAATCGGCGTCGCCATGTCAAAGAAATTAAACCGCGGCAGCTCGGAAGTCACATCGAGGTTGGCCTCAAAAAAGGAACGGATGGTGCCGATGTCCTCCCAGTAACCCTGGAACACATACGAAAAAACGCGATGCGTTTGAATCGCGCCCGGAATGATGTGCTTGCCGAAATCGGTCATCGTGTTGTCCAGCAACTTCAGCAGGACGTCCCTGTTGAAAACATAGATGCCCATCGACGCCATGAACAATTCACCGTCGCCTTCAATGCCAAGTTGTGGATACCACGCCTTGTCCAACTTCAGCGAATCCAGCACCCCCACGTCTTTCGGCTTTTCGACAAAGCGCGTGATGCGCCGGTCCTGGTCGATCTGCATGATGCCCAGCGATTGGGCCTCGCCGCGCGCGACCGGAATGGTGGCAATGGTCAAATCAGCATTCGTCTCGGCATGCTGGTTGATGATGGGGCGGAAATCCATGCGGTACAATTGGTCACCGCTGAGAATCAGCGCGTATTCAAATTCGTGATTCAGCAAGTGAATCAAATTCTTGCGCACGGCGTCGGCCGTGCCTTGATACCAGGAAGCGTCCGAAAAGGTTTGCTCGGCGGCCAGCAGTTCCACGAACCCGCCGGAAAAATGGTCGAACTTATAGGACTGCGAAATGTGGCGATGCAACGAAGCGGAATTGAATTGGGTCAACAGATAAATGCGCCGCAGCCCCGAATTGATGCAGTTGGAGATGGGAATATCGACCAGCCGATATTTTCCCGCCAGCGGAACGGCCGGTTTGGCGCGCTCTTTGGTCAGTGGAAACAACCGCTTCCCCTGCCCGCCGCCCATGATGACAGAAAGCACATTGCTCGTGTTCGCGGTTTGCCGGCTGGTTTGAGCCATAATGAAATCCTTACTTGTGAATGGTCATGCGGATTTATAACGTTCCGGTCGGCAAAAGTAAATCAAAACGGTCAATTAACTTTTCCTATGTGCGGCATCGTCGGCTACGTCGGCAGGCACGACGCAGTTCCCATCATTCTCGAAGGACTGCGACGATTGGAATATCGCGGCTACGACAGCGCCGGGCTTTCCGTGCTGTGCGATGGCGCACTGCAAACGCGCAGGAAAAAGGGGAAAATTGACGAGGGTCTCGCCAAACTCCTCGAAGCGAGCACGGTGAGCGGCCAGATCGGCGTCGGCCACACGCGTTGGGCCACGCACGGCCCGCCCTCGGATGACAACTCGCATCCACACCTGGATCAAAGCGGCAAGATCGCCGTCGTCCACAATGGGGTCATCGAAAACTACGACCGCATCAAGGAACGGCTGCTCCAGGACGGGCATCAATTCCACTCCTCCACCGATACCGAAGTGCTGGCACATTTGATCGGCGAACATTATGAAAAGACAAAAGGCCGGCCCAACAATGAACGGACTCACCACCCACTCACCCTTTCCATCATCAACGCCCTCAAGGAAGTCATCGGCACCTATGGCATCGCCGTCGTCAGCGCGGACCATCCGGGCTTGATCGTCGGCGCGCGACGCGGGTCGCCGCTCCTCATCGGAGTCGGTGACAAGGAGAACTTCCTCGCCAGCGACGCCAACGCGATTATCGCACACACGCGCAAGGTGGTTTATCTGAACGATTATGACGTGGCAGAAATCACCGCCGACCAATTTCACGTCACCAATCTAGGCGCGGACACGGCGAAAGTGCAGATCAGCCAGCTCGAATTCAGCCCCGAAGCCGTCGAACGCGGCGCGTTTCCGCATTTCATGCTCAAGGAAATCTTCGAGCAGCCGCGAACAGTGGAAAACGCCATTCGTGGACGCATTGACCATGAGGAAGCCACCGCCAGGTTTGGCGGATTAAACCTGTCCACGACGGAGTTGCGCGCGGTGGATCGCCTGGTGCTCACCGCCTGCGGCACAAGCTGGCACGCCGCGCTCGTCGGCGAGTATTTGATCGAGGAACTGGCGCATATCCCGGTCGAGGTTGAATATGCCAGCGAATTCCGCTATCGCAACGCGCCGTTGGAGAAAAACACACTGGTGCTGGCCATCACGCAGTCAGGCGAAACGGCCGATACCCTTGCCGCGTTGCGCGAAGCGAAGCGGCGCGGGCACAAAGCGCTGGCCATCTGCAATGTCGTCGGCAGCACCATCGCGCGCGAAGCCGACGGCGGTATTTATCTGCACGCCGGGCCGGAGATTGGCGTGGCGTCCACGAAAGCGTTCACGTCGCAAGTGTCGGCGCTGACGCTGCTGGCGCTGTTCATGGGACGCATCCGGATGTTGTCCTCCAGTCGTGGCAGGCAACTGATTCGCGCCTTGGAAGCCCTGCCGCAACAGATCGAGAGCGTCCTCGCACAAAACGATCATATCAAACGCATCGCCTTGAATTATTCCCAGGCCGGAGATTTCTTTTTCATCGGGCGACAATATAATTTTCCGGTGGCCCTGGAAGGCGCGCTCAAGCTGAAGGAGATTTCCTACATCCACGCCGCCGGTTATCCCGCGGCGGAGTTGAAACACGGGCCCATCGCCCTGATTGATGAAAAGACTCCGAGCGTGGTCCTCATTCCGTCGGATGCGCTCTACGAGAAAGTCCTGAGCAACTTGCAGGAGATCAAAGCGCGGCACGGTCCGCTCATCGCGCTCGCCACGGAAGGCAACAACCGCCTCGCCAAACAAGTGGATGAAATCATTTACCTGCCGGCGGCCATGGAACAGATTTCACCCTTGCTCGCCGTTGTTCCCTTGCAACTGCTCGCCTACCACATCGCCGTGGCGCGCGGCTGTGACGTGGACAAACCGCGCAATCTTGCCAAGAGCGTGACCGTGGAATGAACGACGGGTGATGTCCTGCCTGATTTGAGGGCTGATTTTTCCCGCTAGACTTCCCGGCCCAATGCTGTAAAAAGGAAGAAATCTCGACACTCAATCTTTGAAAATAAACAAGTAAGCAGAATATGAAAATGGAAACAAAACGGCATTTGATCACCCTTCTGGGTTTTGCGTTGTGCGCCAGTCTGGTTCACGCTGACGACCAGTCCGCCTTGAAAACCGAGAAGGAGAAGGTCAGTTACGGCATCGGCATGAACATCGGCAGCAACCTCAAACGTCAGTCCTACGATGTGGAGGTCGATTTGATCGCGAAGGGCATCAAGGACGTTCTCAGCAGCAACACCACTCTGTTGACCGAACAACAGGCGCAGGAAGCCATCATGAGTTATCAGAAGGAATTGCGCGCCAAGCAGGAGGAGAAAAACAAACAACTCGCGGAAAAGAATAAAAAGGCCGGCGAGGATTTTCTGGCCGCCAACGCCAAGAAACCCGGCGTCGTTACCCTGCCCAGTGGGTTGCAATACAAGGTGATCACCGAAGGCACGGGCGACGTTCCCAAAAACGGCGACACTGTGACCGTGAATTACAAAGGCACGTTGATCGATGGAACGGAATTCGACAGCTCCTACAAACGGGGGCAGCCAGCAACCTTCAACGTGAACGGCGTCATCAAGGGCTGGACCGAAGCGTTGCTCATGATGAAGACCGGCTCCAAACAGGAATTGTATATTCCGGCCAGTCTGGCTTATGGCGATCGCGGGCAGGGTGCCAAGATTGAACCCGGCTCGACGTTGATTTTCGAGGTCGAACTGGTTTCCACCAAGTCACCGCAACCAACCACCAGCGACATCATCAAGGTGCCGTCAGCCGAGGAACTCAAAGCCGGCGCGAAGATCGAAGTGATCAAGCCGGAAGATGTCAACAAAGCGAAAGCCGAAGAAGCCAAGCCGGCCAAGCCGGAAGACGCGAAGCCGAAGTAAGGGCTTCCCGACCAGAAAAGTTAGTTCGTTTGTAGCCGTAGAAGACCCTGCTTGGAACAACTCGGGGGGACGACACGCGCTATTCTCACGCGTTTCGCAATTTCGCCAATCAACCGCGCATCATTCTACTTTCGCGCACGCGTGAATTTCAAAGTGGCGTCCGCCTGAACCGATGACCAGCAGCTTCATTGCATCAACAGCGAACTTTCAGTCCCTCAAGCGCGGCGAGTTTTGACGCCTTGGGATCAAAGCTCCAAAAAGTGTCGCACTTGAGCGCGAGCGCTGAGGCAACGTGAAGCAAATCGTAGGTGCGGAAGCCATGCCGCGCGGTGTGGCGCAATGCGAGTTCCTCGAATTGCCGCTCCAGATTGCCGATGGGTACAACCGCGTTGCGGATAAAGCTCTCCTTCGTCAGGTCGTCTCGGAAATTTGCCTGCGCCAGCGCCGCCTGCTCCGCTGTGACAAAATGTTGTCCCGGCGAACGGCCGAAGAAAACGTGAAGTTGAAACGCGTTGATGACTTCCAAACGATGCAGCCATGTCACCGGTAGCGGACCGGTCGCACCTCGCTCCGCTCGCGCCACCAAGCGGTCAGCTTCGGTACTGTCCGGCAGTTCCAGGTACGTGCGGGTGAAAAAGTTGGTGTCGGCGTAGGGAGTCATTCGCCGCGAATGAGTTTGTCCACCTTGCGAACTTGGGCGGCAGGAATCATCTTGGGAAAAATCGCCCGCCGGCGCGCGGCAAAATCCGGCAACGTGATGGTCTTGCGGGCGGACGCCTCCGATTGGATGGAATAAATGCGGCCGTCGCGGCGCTTGACCTGCACCACGCCCTCGCGGTCGCAGGCATCCAGCACCGTTGCTGGCTCGCGGTCAAGTTGTCGCACAGTGAAAGTCTTCATGTCGGACAATATGTCGGCGCTGGCCGATTTAGTCAAGCATCGACTGCGCTTCGAATCCTGGCGCCGTAGGCGCGAAGACTTTGTCGGACCAACACCAACACTGAATTTGGTTCCCTTGGGAGCGGCTTAAGGCAAATGTCACTCCTGATGGCGCTTGGAAATTGTTTCGGGCGGGTTCTACAAAGATGACGCCCCTGACGGGGCTAACAGCGAGTGCGTGCCGGGCGACTGCGCCAGTTTCCAAATCGGCGAGTGCTCGCGCCCACCTGAACCGATGACGAGGAGCTTCATGAAAGGCTTTTCCGCAGATTACGCAGATGGCGTGCTTTTAGAAAGTCGAATTTCCAACTGAAATGATCCCCATTCATGACCTATTTGAATGGAAGGCTGCTAAACTCGACGGGCGCGGTTTTCTTTTGGTCATCAGCCTCCTTTGGCAAATATCGCAATGCAAGCCGCGCCGCACGGAAGAAATTGGGCAGCGGCTCTGTGCCTATCCATGTTGCGAGTTTAATTCGTCTGACACCGCCGCCAGCCTTGCGAACCTCAGCGTCAAAGTGCGCAGTCACTGAATCACGTTCTGCGAGAGGAACGAGGCGGAGTCGCTCCGTGAACAAACGATTCGCATTATGAAAGCTGGTGGCAAATGGGCAGGTCGCGCTACCGCTCGGCCATTTCAGTACGAAGGCCAGGTTCCCCGTAGCTCTGCCTGGGATTCTCCGATTTCGTGAGATGATGCGGCTGACGCGCGTATCGGATGTCTTCTCGGAAGCCAGCACATCTGCCGTGACGTAAAAGGGAGCATTCACCCCGCCTACCGATTTAATTCGGAGCGCAGCGACCCCAGCGCCTCTCAGCTTAAGCTCGTATGCTTCATCTGGGAGCGGTCGTTCGACACAACAAAAACTGATTGTTTTCGGGAATGAAACCGAATAACTCGGATTTGGCCGAACCCTGCCGCTCTGCGACTTTATCTTGATAGGGCAAAGTTTCTTGCCGTTTTGCAGGAGATAATCCATGTCTGCATCGTTGCTAACTCACGCGCGCCTCGCCTTTGCCCTTCACCACTTCGCCGATGAGCCAGGCTTTGTGCTTTCCCACGCGGATAAATCTCAGCACGGTATCTGCCTTGTCCGCCGACACAATGGCGACCATGCCGATGCCCATGTTGAAGACTTGATACAATTCATCGTCCGGCACACCGCTCTTTTCTACGATGATCTGGAAGATTCGCAACATGTCCCACGAGCCTTTGCGGATGACGACGTCGCAATTCTTCGGCAACACGCGCGGTATGTTGTCGACAAAACCACCGCCCGTGATGTGGGCAAATGCTCTGATTGAATATTGAACGTTGGATGTTGAGCGTTGAGCGTTGAAACGCCGCAACAACTTTTGCACGAGCGGGCCGTAGCTGACATGGACTTTAAGCAACTCAGCGCCGATCGTATTCTTCAACTCCGCCACGTAGCCCTCCGGCTTGAGCTTCATCTGT
Proteins encoded in this region:
- a CDS encoding glucose-1-phosphate adenylyltransferase, which encodes MAQTSRQTANTSNVLSVIMGGGQGKRLFPLTKERAKPAVPLAGKYRLVDIPISNCINSGLRRIYLLTQFNSASLHRHISQSYKFDHFSGGFVELLAAEQTFSDASWYQGTADAVRKNLIHLLNHEFEYALILSGDQLYRMDFRPIINQHAETNADLTIATIPVARGEAQSLGIMQIDQDRRITRFVEKPKDVGVLDSLKLDKAWYPQLGIEGDGELFMASMGIYVFNRDVLLKLLDNTMTDFGKHIIPGAIQTHRVFSYVFQGYWEDIGTIRSFFEANLDVTSELPRFNFFDMATPIFSRPRFLPASKINGAQIDHAVISDGCIINHAKIIQSIVGIRSIVGAGSELKRVILLGCDYYESYNSILEYEAAGVPRIGVGQNTRIENAIIDKNARIGDNVTISPAGKPQNVDHPLYFIRDGIVVIPKNGIIPHGTVI
- the glmS gene encoding glutamine--fructose-6-phosphate transaminase (isomerizing), which produces MCGIVGYVGRHDAVPIILEGLRRLEYRGYDSAGLSVLCDGALQTRRKKGKIDEGLAKLLEASTVSGQIGVGHTRWATHGPPSDDNSHPHLDQSGKIAVVHNGVIENYDRIKERLLQDGHQFHSSTDTEVLAHLIGEHYEKTKGRPNNERTHHPLTLSIINALKEVIGTYGIAVVSADHPGLIVGARRGSPLLIGVGDKENFLASDANAIIAHTRKVVYLNDYDVAEITADQFHVTNLGADTAKVQISQLEFSPEAVERGAFPHFMLKEIFEQPRTVENAIRGRIDHEEATARFGGLNLSTTELRAVDRLVLTACGTSWHAALVGEYLIEELAHIPVEVEYASEFRYRNAPLEKNTLVLAITQSGETADTLAALREAKRRGHKALAICNVVGSTIAREADGGIYLHAGPEIGVASTKAFTSQVSALTLLALFMGRIRMLSSSRGRQLIRALEALPQQIESVLAQNDHIKRIALNYSQAGDFFFIGRQYNFPVALEGALKLKEISYIHAAGYPAAELKHGPIALIDEKTPSVVLIPSDALYEKVLSNLQEIKARHGPLIALATEGNNRLAKQVDEIIYLPAAMEQISPLLAVVPLQLLAYHIAVARGCDVDKPRNLAKSVTVE
- a CDS encoding FKBP-type peptidyl-prolyl cis-trans isomerase, which codes for METKRHLITLLGFALCASLVHADDQSALKTEKEKVSYGIGMNIGSNLKRQSYDVEVDLIAKGIKDVLSSNTTLLTEQQAQEAIMSYQKELRAKQEEKNKQLAEKNKKAGEDFLAANAKKPGVVTLPSGLQYKVITEGTGDVPKNGDTVTVNYKGTLIDGTEFDSSYKRGQPATFNVNGVIKGWTEALLMMKTGSKQELYIPASLAYGDRGQGAKIEPGSTLIFEVELVSTKSPQPTTSDIIKVPSAEELKAGAKIEVIKPEDVNKAKAEEAKPAKPEDAKPK
- a CDS encoding type II toxin-antitoxin system VapC family toxin translates to MTPYADTNFFTRTYLELPDSTEADRLVARAERGATGPLPVTWLHRLEVINAFQLHVFFGRSPGQHFVTAEQAALAQANFRDDLTKESFIRNAVVPIGNLERQFEELALRHTARHGFRTYDLLHVASALALKCDTFWSFDPKASKLAALEGLKVRC